The Parambassis ranga chromosome 13, fParRan2.1, whole genome shotgun sequence genome contains the following window.
TTCTGTGGTTGTCAATCTGTTGGGTTTTCTTATTTCTGCAGGAGCTCAAAaaagcagcttctctctctgtgtacttGCTGTGGAAATTAACAATAttcaaaacataacataacaacatTCTATGGttactgtgctgctgtgacttTTAAAACTTCAAGCAGTTGCAAGGCAACAAGTCCTATGACATCATTACATAGAATTATTGTACATTATACACAAAAACTCACAGTTAAGAGCAGGAGTGAAATCTGAATCCTTctgttttatgtacattttcaaAATTAATGAAGAATTTGTCTTTATAGATATTCATATACACAAAGTGTTTTAGCTTTAGCTACAGTGtgtagtgtatgtgtgcattactTTCAGCTGGGTTTGCCTGTCATGATGAGGGAGAGTTAACTTAAGTGAACTTCAGGAACTTTGCGAACCAGTGCAGCCAATATTAGGAAAGTGTCACTGTATAGGCTCATAATGCTCAAATGAATAGAAACCTGATGGACTGAAAGGGGTGTAGTTGTGTTGGGGGAGCCCAAAGGAAACCTATCAAAATTAAGTTGGGCGCCAAACAACATTTAGCTTGTCACTTTCAAGTTAACTAGTCTAGTCCCACCCCTGCCCCACACTACAAACAAATTTAACAGAAAAGCTGGACTCAGGAATGCTGTGAGCAAGTTATTATTTTCAATATAACAAATAAATCCCAAAAGCAGTAAATAAACAGGCTGACTCAAAATTAAGTCACAAACTAAGGGAGAGTCCAAactgtttatttactgttttttGGGATCCAAAGGGCCTCCCTCCCCAGGTATTTTATAATTTGTtataaaaattgtatttttattcccACCAGTTTCCATTTGACTAATTTCTTAGTTTCAGTCGTCCTGACCTACCGACACACTAATCTTTTTCTTGcagtatataaataaaattaacttCTTCTTAGCTACACCCATGATTCCTCTGCCTACTTTGTCAGAAACTCCTGATTCCTGGGTTTTACCCCCAGACGCCTCAAACGCTGTGAATAAGGGAAACTATTGTTGTTTCAGGTCAAAAATATAATGctgttctctctccctctctctcactggtTAACTGGAGCTATTACTGTTGTTTATAGCAAGAACTCATGGGTGCCCTCCAGTGGCTTTGGAAGTAATAACAGCCTAAAAATAAGGGAGTGTGAAAAAGTAATGTTGATACGCTATTTCGGAGGCTGAAAAAGACAAATTATTATTTGAAAGATATATTGAACTGTTCAAATATTAGTATAGCtttcaaactaataataactcAATAATTTGTGTTCACTAAATGAGCAAAAATGTCTGGTGGGTTTCGCACTCCTTTGGGCATCTCTGGTAAACCTTCTCGCTAGGaaaatgaaagtacaacacacaGTTATTTCAATTATATTTTTTGTGGTTCTTTCTTAGATTTATCAGGTCATACGTCCCCAAAAGTACCCAAAAGTGTGGCTTCACTTTTACGGTTACATTCAAATGCAATGGTGATAACTCATGAGAGGCACTCCTGCAGTAATAGCCACCTTTTTGTCTTATGGTTTACAGAAGCCATTGTTTATTTCAGATTTTGTAACATCTGTAAGATTTGCTTATCTTGATGCTTCATGTCATCAGATATATATCCAGTGTATGACCACATGGTGAAGTGACTGACAGCCAactttgtgtgtccatgcagacCCGAAAACCTGCTGATTTGTTCAAACAGAGCTTAtgaggcaatatacaagaagggacagagtcgcctgtatctcctaaggagactcaggtcctttaatgtctgccagaccacgctgcagatgttttaccactcggtggtcttcAGTgccatcttctacgctgtagtgtgctggggcagcaggatgaagacggctgacaccaacagactcaacaagctcattaggaaggctggctcggtactaggagtggagctggagtctgaggtggaggtgacggagaggaggatactgaggaaactcctcagcaTTCTTAACAACAGAatatgtctgtattttttacagtgctaTGACATTTGAAGCTAGTATTATTGTATATCATTACACACATGGACTGCATTGTAAGATAAGATGTAATATTTCAATCTagttaatgaaaataaaaattaaacaaagtTCTCGTTGGCTGTCTGCTTTATGGTTACaatattttttctgttgtaaAAAATGGCTTCCCTATATAAGTGTGATGTATCAGCAAATAAAGAGGATTTGTCAATTTATAAACAagatttattataaaatgaaataaagaattaaaataaaactatatacaatataaaatcaGAACAAGAAGACGTTTttgtaaattaaatgtaaaataactatttacaagacaaaaaattgtgaacaagcaaaaaaaactatttacagaAAAACGAAGGAATTTGGGAAATGAAGTCCGTCCtctgtagaaacacaaacacaaacatgatcagtcctctgtgacactttgtgtgtgtccacctgcatCAAACAGCATATTTACCTGTTGTGGCTGGAGTCCTACTCCTaactcttttcctctttttgccctaaaatcaaacacatcacacacattacactctgttttcactgtctgtggaggagttgtgtCGTAGTTGTATGTGAGCAGAGTGTGCTTACATAGTTGTCTGCAGACGACCAGTTGGGGTACAGCTGGGCGTGGAGCCGCCGCTCTACCTCGGCCTCCTCATAGTACTTCGCCTGCTCCTCCTTTGATAGTGActtccactgtggacagacgaCAACTGACTGTCAGTACATGTactaaaacacacctgcaggccAGTAgtacacagtgatgtgtgtttctgctgtgtgtgtgtcataaaatcAGAAAAGCCTTGTTAATATTGATGCCTGTGGCCATTaattgaactgcagtcagcattctGAGGCTCGTAGTGTCAGATCAGTGCTGGCTAATAGCTTCCAAAATGCAGTGGATGACATCAGTTCAACCAAACTCTTGATCCAGAGTGTTTCTTACCATCTGTCCCACAGCTGCATTCACAGCCGCACTGCTCTTCATGCCCTTCTCAGCAGAGACCTTGGGCCTCTGCTCATTGAGGAAGAGCATGAAGGCGTTCCTTGGCTTTTTAATGTGCGGCTGTGACGCTGATTCAtcctcatgttttcttcttctacagggacacaacaggaaaaacaaaagtgaggaCACAATATaccactgtgtgcacatgtgaggacACAAGTAGGCTACATTATGACATTAAATACAATTCAAACTCATCTCTGGGAAGCTGTTCAGCTGCATTAAAGCCCAATACAAAGACAGAgattataataatgatcacacagacctgaacacctgatcattgatgatttcatcatgatCAGTCACATATTGTCtaaaagcagcatcagcaactTACCTTGAtgtggtggggaggggaggagcagcagcaggtggaggaggaggaggagcaggaggaggagcaggctccACAACAACAGGCCAGTAGGACAACTGTCCGCTCctttagacagagacacagatgtccatgttagacagcagcagccatgtttaatcATACTTTGTGTGATTTACTTACGGTTCAATAACAGAAACCAGGACGACGTTGTCCGGCAGCTTCACCACTGGATGTTGAAACCGAGGACACAAATGTGGAGGTGATTAGACAAgttggtgtcctctgtctgctaAAGTGTCATAAGGATCCCGCTGAGGCTCAGAGAGTGTGTATTCAACTGTAAATCTGATTCACTGTTACACATGATCagcctctgtgggtctgtgattaGACTGTGTGTGGTTACTGCATGTGAAGCAGGGACAGGTGGAGACATGGTCCACAGTGTTACTGACAGTTCTGATTACTGTTACTTCAAAAAGGTGTTTAGTAGTATttagtgtttcattttgaaggTTTCTTGTGTTTCATACTCCGTCCTCAtgaggtccagctgtgtctgcttcctaacttgtgtactttgtgttttatactcagcccttcctcttgtctgatgctgctgtttccaacaaccaaacaacatgTATTAGTGTGTTTATCGAGGGTCTTACTGTGTTCCCAGGTgaagcttcagctgctgctgtggagctgctgcaggagggggcAGGGGACTCATGATggtactgcagagagacagggaagaTTGACCAGACATAACACACTCAGAGTCTGCCCTATTTTGATGTGGAAATAACTGAATGGTCAAAATTCAGACTTTGTGTGggtcaggtgtttttgtctctgtccctgacctccactttgtgtcttacctgtccctggctcgCTCCAGTGTCCAGCTGTAGGTGGATGTCCGGTGCAgcaggcacaggaggaggaggggggtcggATGCACCATTTTGAAGCAGATCCAGAACCGCTGCTTCAAGAGTGGACACAACCTCCTCCCACTCCATCTCCTGCATCATGCGCTCCACTATAGGCCAGAGGTCCATTTTAAACTGTGCTGGTAACATTTGAAACAATTTGGTTGATTTTGGTTTTACATATGTTCAAACTATGGATCAATGAACACAGTGAAATGTATTATAATTCAAcaactagaaaagggcttttcctgaagaaaatgcaagtttgattgctgcagctgatgtagaatagaatagaatatactttattaatccccttgggaaggtccctcagggaaatttgggtaccagcagcaatacaacaccgacagtcagagcaagagttaaatagaacaaaataaagaataaaagataagaggaattataaTATGTATTATAATTCCACAATAATATCATTAAGTGGCTTCACCTTAACTTACAAATGAAAATGCTGCATCAATAATACTCCAACATGGTTTAAGAATTGTACATTATACTCAAAGAATATATTTACATCAAACATTTAGGGAGAATATTCATGTACATCAGTTTTAAGAGTATTATTTAGCTGTTACagaggtcacatcagcaaatgagTCTGAATGAGCTGAAAGTGTCTGTTAGTATTTACCAGATGTGGTCAGTGATGGCTGGTCACTAAAGGGTCTTCTGTCTGTGAAGGCCTGTTAAATATATAGACAGTGTGATGTgttattattcaaataaaatgcTGCTAACATTGATTTTATCTTAATCTGCTACAAATCAAACTGCTGTATCAATGATAATAATCCCATATTTCAATGCATAACACTTCAAACATTTGAATCTAAATATAAATCTTTATCTATATGTTCAGATTTTCAGGAAGCAGCTCATTTAGTTGTATCTCTAAATATTTTCTATATTGGTGTTCTTAGTACAAGATATAAGTACTATTAATTAAATAATGCAATTTAAAAATCTCCACAACATCCATAATACTCAAATATTGAACCCTTTCTGTTatggatgtcccgatcaggtttttttgccctcaagtccgagtctgagtcatttgattttgagtatctgccgatacggagtcccgatccgatactttcaggattccctataaaggcactcattgcagcaaaacccgtgtatgtgtgtgtctctgtgtctgtgtcacactgggagatttcacagacgcagcagctcatcgaggtctcaaACCCAgcacctctcgcaccaaaagcaactgtcatacccctacactacaagacacagagccaccctgcacagaaggcattaactttgacagccctaataaatatatatccgagtcctgatcgggaggtaatgtccgatcgagtctgaaatcacgtactcgggcccgatttccgatcacgtgatcggatcgggacatccctactttctGTACTCTTGCATTGATTTAACAGCTGTAGTACAAGTTCCTTTGCTGATACAGACGTTACATTATATTAAaatccaccagcagcacttaGGAAGAATATCTGTGTGTACCATCAAAGTGCATCATTCAGTTGTTACAGAGGTCAGATCACTACATTAGTCTAAATGAGTTTAAACTATCTGTTAGTATTTACCAAATTCAGTTGTTCTGTGGTTGTCAATCTGTTGGGTTTTCTTATCTCTGCAGGAGCTCAAAAAAAGtagcttctctctctgtgtactcgctgtggaaatgaacaatattcaaaacataacataacaacatTCTATGGttactgtgctgctgtgactt
Protein-coding sequences here:
- the LOC114445083 gene encoding transcription factor 7-like 2; protein product: MCTQRRKHEDESASQPHIKKPRNAFMLFLNEQRPKVSAEKGMKSSAAVNAAVGQMWKSLSKEEQAKYYEEAEVERRLHAQLYPNWSSADNYGKKRKRVRSRTPATTGKYAV